Proteins found in one Thermovenabulum gondwanense genomic segment:
- the glpK gene encoding glycerol kinase GlpK: protein MAKYVMALDQGTTSSRAIIFDENGSIISVAQKEFTQIYPKPGWVEHDPMEIWGTQIGVAKEALEKARLVPEDIAAIGITNQRETTIVWDKNTGKPVYNAIVWQCRRTAPICDELKEKGLAETIRKKTGLVVDAYFSGTKIKWILDNVEGVREKAQKGEVLFGNVDTWLIWNLTGGKVHVTDYSNASRTMIFNIHKLDWDDDILKELNIPRAMLPEVKPSSFVYGYTEPEVFGAKVPIAGDAGDQQAALFGQPCYKPGMAKNTYGTGCFMLMNTGEKAVASESGLLTTIAWGVDGKVEYALEGSIFIAGAVVQWLRDELRIIDTSAQSEEYATKVPDTNGVYLVPAFVGLGAPYWDMYARGTIVGLTRGAKREHIIRAALESIAYQTKDVLEAMQKDSGINLTALKVDGGAVANNFLMQFQADILGVPVARPRVTETTALGAAYLAGLAVGYWNSMDEIAKKWQIDREFKPVMEEETRNKLYTGWKKAVKRALDWEKE, encoded by the coding sequence ATGGCAAAATATGTAATGGCTTTAGATCAGGGCACAACAAGTTCAAGAGCGATTATATTCGATGAAAACGGTTCAATAATAAGTGTAGCTCAAAAAGAATTTACGCAGATTTATCCAAAGCCCGGATGGGTTGAACATGATCCAATGGAAATATGGGGTACTCAGATAGGAGTAGCAAAAGAAGCTTTAGAAAAGGCAAGACTTGTACCTGAAGACATAGCAGCAATCGGAATTACAAATCAAAGAGAAACTACCATTGTTTGGGATAAGAACACAGGAAAACCCGTTTATAATGCGATTGTATGGCAATGCAGGAGGACAGCCCCTATTTGTGACGAATTAAAAGAAAAAGGATTAGCTGAAACTATAAGGAAAAAGACCGGACTCGTAGTAGATGCATATTTTTCCGGGACAAAAATTAAGTGGATTCTTGATAATGTAGAAGGCGTTAGAGAAAAAGCTCAAAAGGGAGAAGTACTGTTTGGCAATGTAGATACATGGCTTATATGGAATTTAACGGGCGGCAAGGTTCATGTGACCGACTACTCTAATGCTTCAAGAACCATGATTTTCAATATTCATAAGCTGGATTGGGATGACGATATATTAAAGGAATTAAATATTCCTCGGGCAATGCTTCCCGAAGTTAAGCCTTCCAGCTTTGTTTACGGCTATACAGAACCTGAAGTATTTGGCGCAAAAGTGCCCATTGCAGGGGATGCAGGAGACCAGCAAGCAGCACTCTTTGGTCAGCCATGTTATAAACCCGGTATGGCAAAGAACACCTACGGAACGGGCTGCTTCATGTTGATGAATACAGGAGAAAAAGCAGTTGCATCCGAAAGCGGACTTTTGACTACTATCGCATGGGGCGTTGATGGTAAGGTAGAATATGCCTTAGAAGGAAGTATATTTATTGCAGGCGCGGTTGTACAGTGGCTAAGAGATGAGCTCAGAATTATTGATACATCTGCCCAGAGTGAAGAGTATGCTACAAAAGTGCCTGATACGAACGGAGTGTATCTGGTGCCTGCCTTTGTTGGCCTTGGAGCTCCTTACTGGGATATGTATGCAAGAGGTACAATCGTCGGCTTAACAAGAGGAGCTAAAAGGGAACACATTATCAGAGCGGCTCTTGAATCCATTGCATACCAGACGAAGGATGTTCTTGAAGCAATGCAGAAGGATTCAGGAATAAACCTTACAGCCCTTAAAGTTGACGGCGGCGCTGTCGCAAACAATTTCTTAATGCAATTCCAGGCAGATATACTTGGAGTTCCCGTAGCAAGACCCAGGGTAACTGAGACGACAGCACTTGGCGCTGCATACCTTGCAGGACTTGCAGTAGGATACTGGAATAGCATGGATGAAATAGCAAAGAAATGGCAAATTGATAGGGAATTCAAACCGGTAATGGAAGAAGAGACAAGGAATAAGTTGTATACCGGATGGAAGAAAGCTGTAAAGAGAGCTTTGGATTGGGAAAAGGAATAA
- a CDS encoding DUF1667 domain-containing protein, whose protein sequence is MLKEKTVTCIVCPTGCRIKVTFEDKKIKEIAGNQCKRGFDYAKEEVISPKRMLTTTVFLENGELLPVKTEKPIPKELLFKAMEELKNVRVKPPVRMGDVIKENIAGTGINIIASRSYN, encoded by the coding sequence ATGCTTAAAGAAAAAACTGTAACATGTATTGTATGTCCTACCGGGTGCAGGATTAAGGTTACCTTTGAAGATAAAAAAATAAAAGAAATTGCCGGAAATCAATGTAAAAGAGGCTTTGACTATGCAAAAGAAGAAGTAATATCCCCTAAGAGAATGCTTACTACCACTGTTTTTTTGGAAAATGGAGAACTGCTTCCCGTTAAAACAGAAAAACCTATTCCAAAAGAATTATTATTTAAGGCAATGGAAGAACTAAAAAATGTTAGAGTAAAACCTCCGGTTCGTATGGGTGATGTAATTAAAGAAAACATTGCAGGAACGGGGATAAATATTATTGCTTCAAGAAGTTATAATTAA
- the dhaK gene encoding dihydroxyacetone kinase subunit DhaK, giving the protein MKKLINNPEFVVEEMLQGMVKAYPQYVKKLEGYNVIVRKDAPVKGKVALVSGGGSGHEPSHAGFVGKGMLDAGVAGNVFTSPTPDQIFEAIKAVDGGAGVLLIIKNYTGDVMNFEMAGEMAQTEGINVASVIVNDDVAVENSTYTVGRRGIAGTVFVHKIAGAKAQAGGTLEEVKAVAEKVIKNVRSMGMALTPCIVPAAGKPNFTLADDEMEIGMGIHGEPGTMRTKLMKADEVVDHLMSKILKDLPYNSGDEVAVMINGLGGTPLMELFIMNKRVSEILDQNGIKVYKTFVGEYMTSLEMAGGSITLLKLDDELKELLDAPADTPAFKQL; this is encoded by the coding sequence ATGAAAAAATTAATTAATAATCCTGAATTTGTCGTGGAAGAAATGCTTCAGGGTATGGTGAAGGCTTATCCGCAGTATGTTAAAAAGCTTGAAGGCTATAATGTAATAGTAAGAAAGGATGCACCGGTAAAAGGGAAAGTAGCACTTGTTTCCGGTGGTGGCAGCGGTCATGAACCTTCACACGCTGGTTTTGTAGGCAAAGGTATGCTGGATGCCGGCGTAGCAGGAAATGTTTTTACTTCTCCAACTCCAGATCAGATTTTTGAAGCAATAAAAGCTGTTGATGGTGGGGCTGGTGTACTATTGATTATTAAAAACTATACCGGTGATGTAATGAATTTTGAAATGGCAGGGGAAATGGCGCAAACAGAGGGAATAAATGTTGCAAGCGTAATAGTAAATGATGACGTAGCTGTAGAAAATTCTACTTATACAGTAGGTAGGAGGGGTATTGCGGGTACCGTATTTGTGCATAAAATAGCAGGTGCAAAGGCTCAAGCAGGTGGAACATTAGAAGAAGTTAAAGCTGTAGCGGAAAAGGTTATAAAAAATGTAAGAAGTATGGGAATGGCCCTTACTCCGTGCATAGTTCCGGCTGCTGGAAAGCCTAATTTTACTTTGGCTGATGATGAAATGGAAATAGGTATGGGAATTCATGGAGAGCCCGGAACAATGAGGACTAAATTGATGAAGGCCGATGAAGTAGTAGATCATCTTATGTCAAAGATATTAAAAGATTTACCGTATAATTCGGGAGATGAAGTAGCTGTAATGATAAACGGTCTTGGCGGGACTCCATTGATGGAACTTTTTATTATGAATAAGAGAGTAAGTGAAATTTTAGATCAAAATGGAATAAAAGTATATAAGACCTTCGTTGGAGAATATATGACATCGTTAGAAATGGCTGGAGGGTCCATTACCCTTTTAAAATTGGATGATGAATTGAAAGAACTTTTGGATGCACCTGCAGATACACCAGCATTTAAACAGTTATAA
- a CDS encoding NAD(P)/FAD-dependent oxidoreductase codes for MQNRELVIIGGGPAGLSAAVEAKNQGIKDVLVIDRESELGGILKQCIHTGFGLHIFNEELTGPEYAERFIQKVKDLGIEFKLNTMVIELTEDKRIIAVNPEEGLIEIQAKAVILAMGCRERTRGAINIPGSRPAGIFTAGTAQRYVNIEGYMPGKEIVILGSGDIGLIMARRLTLEGAKVKCVVEIMPYSNGLTRNIVQCLEDYNIPLILSHTVVNIHGTKRVEGVMIAKVDDNLKPIKGTEQFISCDTLLLSVGLIPENELSKMAKVEINEITGGPIVDESMQTSVEGIFACGNVLHVHDLVDFVTMEAQLAAKGAARYIKDGKLSAKNIKIIPDKNIRYVIPNFIDKENIIDGKQKFFMRSTLPFEKCLLVIESEKGIIKKKTLRHVKPSEMINIELKKEEILAEEFMKFFIEEGDLNA; via the coding sequence TTGCAGAATAGGGAATTAGTAATAATCGGAGGAGGACCTGCTGGCCTCTCAGCTGCTGTTGAAGCTAAAAACCAGGGGATAAAAGATGTCCTTGTAATAGACAGGGAATCAGAGCTTGGAGGCATCTTAAAGCAATGCATTCATACAGGATTTGGACTTCATATTTTTAATGAAGAGTTGACCGGGCCTGAATATGCAGAGAGATTTATACAAAAAGTTAAAGACTTAGGGATAGAATTTAAGCTTAATACTATGGTTATTGAGCTGACGGAGGATAAAAGAATAATTGCAGTAAATCCCGAAGAAGGGTTAATAGAAATACAGGCAAAAGCGGTAATTTTAGCAATGGGGTGTAGAGAAAGGACAAGGGGTGCGATAAATATTCCGGGATCTCGTCCTGCAGGAATATTTACAGCTGGTACAGCACAAAGGTATGTAAATATTGAAGGTTATATGCCCGGAAAAGAGATAGTAATATTAGGTTCGGGAGATATAGGACTGATAATGGCAAGGAGGCTTACCCTTGAAGGGGCAAAGGTTAAATGTGTTGTTGAGATAATGCCTTATTCTAATGGGTTGACAAGGAATATTGTTCAATGTTTGGAAGACTATAATATCCCTTTGATATTAAGTCATACAGTGGTGAATATACACGGGACAAAGAGGGTTGAAGGAGTAATGATTGCGAAGGTGGACGACAATTTAAAACCTATTAAAGGGACAGAACAGTTTATTTCTTGCGATACATTGCTTTTATCAGTGGGGCTTATACCTGAAAATGAGCTTTCGAAAATGGCAAAGGTAGAAATTAACGAGATTACCGGTGGGCCTATAGTAGATGAGAGCATGCAGACTTCAGTAGAAGGGATTTTTGCATGCGGTAATGTCCTGCATGTGCACGATCTGGTGGATTTTGTCACGATGGAAGCACAGCTGGCAGCTAAAGGAGCTGCTCGATATATTAAAGATGGAAAATTAAGTGCAAAAAATATAAAAATTATTCCGGATAAAAATATTAGGTATGTTATACCTAATTTTATTGATAAAGAAAACATCATCGATGGAAAACAAAAATTTTTCATGAGAAGCACTTTACCTTTTGAAAAATGTCTTTTAGTAATTGAATCGGAAAAAGGTATTATAAAAAAGAAAACTTTAAGGCATGTAAAGCCCAGTGAAATGATTAATATTGAACTAAAAAAAGAAGAAATATTGGCAGAAGAGTTTATGAAATTTTTTATTGAAGAAGGTGACTTAAATGCTTAA
- a CDS encoding NAD(P)/FAD-dependent oxidoreductase: MKDVVIIGGGVVGTAIAYELGKYNLDVVLLEKGDDVASGTTKANSAIIHAGYDAKPGTLKAKLNVRGNFLFSKICEELDVPFKRIGSLVLAFNDEEIKEIENLLERGKINGIPQIEIIGKEDILKMEPNVNKEVKAALFAKTAGIICPYELAQAFGENAFLNGVEFKFNSPVIGIEKLKDGFIVKTTHEDIHARFIINAAGVYADEIARMANAEEYKIIPRKGEYLLFDKSVGNIVNKVLFPTPTKISKGILVSPTVDGNFFIGPNSNNQESKEDTSVTLEGIEEIIKGAQRLVPNIPLKSVITSFAGIRAVAETDDFVINASQKVKGFINAGGIQSPGLSAAPAIAEMVIEILKDEGLQLNYKQNYICGRPKKFRFRELTNEQRKKLIEENPDFGHIVCRCETVTKAEIIDAIRRPLGAKSLDAVKRRTRAGMGRCQGGFCSPRIAEILSKELNIEQTQVTKFGPGSEILKGRVKEFEIEGGGHLAE, from the coding sequence TTGAAAGATGTAGTAATCATTGGCGGTGGTGTAGTTGGCACTGCAATAGCTTATGAGCTTGGGAAATATAATTTAGATGTAGTTTTACTGGAAAAAGGTGACGATGTCGCCAGTGGCACCACTAAGGCGAATAGTGCAATAATACACGCAGGTTATGATGCAAAACCGGGAACATTAAAAGCAAAATTAAATGTCAGGGGCAATTTCCTTTTTTCAAAGATATGCGAGGAATTAGATGTTCCTTTTAAAAGAATTGGCTCTTTAGTCCTTGCCTTTAATGATGAAGAAATCAAAGAGATTGAAAATCTTTTGGAGAGAGGTAAGATAAACGGGATTCCACAGATAGAGATTATTGGGAAAGAAGATATTTTAAAAATGGAACCTAATGTTAATAAAGAAGTTAAAGCAGCATTATTTGCAAAAACTGCGGGGATAATATGCCCCTATGAGCTTGCCCAAGCTTTTGGGGAAAATGCTTTTCTTAATGGAGTGGAATTTAAGTTTAATTCCCCCGTTATTGGAATAGAAAAATTAAAAGATGGATTCATAGTAAAAACAACCCATGAAGACATTCACGCGAGGTTTATAATAAATGCTGCGGGCGTTTATGCAGATGAGATAGCAAGAATGGCTAATGCAGAAGAATACAAAATAATTCCGAGAAAGGGCGAATATCTGCTCTTTGATAAGAGCGTTGGAAATATAGTTAATAAAGTTTTATTTCCAACTCCCACAAAAATTTCAAAAGGAATCTTAGTATCACCTACGGTAGATGGGAACTTTTTTATCGGTCCAAATTCTAACAATCAGGAAAGTAAAGAGGATACATCGGTAACATTGGAAGGCATAGAAGAGATAATAAAAGGAGCACAAAGGCTTGTTCCAAATATTCCTTTAAAAAGTGTAATTACATCTTTTGCAGGAATCAGGGCCGTAGCCGAAACAGATGATTTTGTTATAAATGCATCGCAAAAGGTAAAAGGGTTTATTAATGCAGGGGGAATACAGTCACCTGGCCTTTCAGCCGCTCCTGCTATAGCAGAAATGGTAATAGAAATACTAAAAGATGAAGGTCTACAGTTAAACTATAAACAAAATTATATATGCGGTAGACCTAAAAAATTTAGATTTCGCGAATTAACCAATGAACAGAGGAAAAAGTTAATTGAAGAAAATCCAGATTTTGGGCATATAGTTTGCCGTTGTGAAACCGTAACTAAGGCAGAGATTATTGATGCAATAAGAAGGCCCCTTGGCGCAAAAAGTTTGGATGCTGTAAAAAGGCGTACAAGAGCAGGGATGGGAAGATGCCAGGGAGGATTTTGCTCACCCCGTATTGCCGAAATTCTTTCCAAGGAGCTAAACATTGAACAAACTCAGGTGACAAAATTTGGGCCCGGTTCGGAAATTCTAAAAGGACGGGTAAAAGAATTTGAAATAGAAGGTGGTGGGCATCTTGCAGAATAG